In a single window of the Ooceraea biroi isolate clonal line C1 chromosome 8, Obir_v5.4, whole genome shotgun sequence genome:
- the LOC105280709 gene encoding piwi-like protein Ago3, translated as MDNSDKFVGKGRGSFLLEMMKQKTKEERLRTEALPHSLETPSSPSEQISSEILSTSSSFGVGRGRGQLVTALMSRSSNVPASKGLLSVGSYGRGSLLSSLTRTVGSSSDVRLATSAQVSTSSTQASMSSTPTKEHSKVLEQFADVSIRESQSTVDVSTSEESAPICRQGKSGMKIEVFANYIDLKLEPGKGLFQYEVKFTPDIDSRPLRRKLLNQHSAELGRTRIFDGTILFLPTRLPQIKTCYESEHPMDGSRVSLAIIYQKQQSMSENVQFFNVLFNRVMRALNLVRIGRQNFNPRGAYNLTKHRLEVWPGYITAVNEYEGGLKLCLDAKHRVMRMETVRDLMGDVLKAGKPNTVDDAIREIVGLSVLTRYNNKTYRIDDIAWDKSPNYEFSKNGENMSLVHYYKQQWGIDIKDMGQPLLVHRAKVKTSTGETEEKTILLVPELCYITGITDNIRSNHHIMKDLNDVTKMSPNQRRDVIRRFVKDVKDNPVTQQILSEWGLHLSDDIVRFPGRQLGSEMIIFGRKKTYQSDRPGDWSNFAVKNPVLYTPNLNKWHILYCVRDQKCVADFLRMMKTICGPIGMQINNPREIMLKDDRTDTYLRELQKSLDDGIELVVVVFPTNRTDRYSTIKKLCCVQKAMPSQVIIAKTISKPQKLKSVTEKIALQINCKLGGALWTVNLPLRNCMVCGIDVYHAGVGTGLKKSVAGFVASLDTQLTKWHSRVCIQASRQELVDMLQMCLVAAINAFHKHNGCNPDRIIIFRDGVGDGDLDYVHKYEVKQLLLTFDRIASNYKPQLSVVVVQKRINTRVFIGGAGGLDNAKAGTIIDSCVTRRNYYDFFLVPQSVRQGTVTPTHYVVIHDSSNMETDHMQRLTYKLCHLYYNWPGTIRIPAPCQYAHKLAYLVGQNIQAEPHHSLSDLLFYL; from the exons ATGGATAATAGTGATAAATTCGTTGGGAAAGGCCGTGGCTCTTTCCTGTTGGAGATGATGAAACAAAAGACTAAGGAGGAGCGTTTGCGGACTGAAGCACTGCCTCACTCCTTGGAAACACCTAGCAGTCCATCTGAACAAATAAGTTCGGAAATCTTATCTACCAGCTCGAGTTTTGGTGTGGGCCGTGGACGTGGGCAATTGGTCACTGCTCTAATGTCGAGGAGTAGCAATGTACCAGCGTCTAAGGGCCTCTTGTCGGTAGGAAGTTATGGTCGAGGATCCCTGTTAAGTAGTTTAACGCGGACCGTTGG TTCTAGTTCTGATGTGCGTCTGGCTACCTCCGCACAAGTTAGTACGAGCAGTACACAAGCTAGTATGAGCAGTACACCCACCAAAGAACATTCCAAAGTTTTAGAACAATTTGCCGATGTTTCGATACGTGAGAGTCAGTCCACAGTTGATGTATCGACTTCCGAAGAAAGCGCACCGATATGTCGACAGGGGAAAAGTGGAATGAA aATAGAAGTGTTTGCCAATTATATTGACCTAAAGTTGGAACCTGGCAAAGGTCTATTCCAGTATGAAGTTAAATTTACGCCAGATATAGATTCTAGGCCGTTACGTCGTAAACTGCTCAATCAACATTCCGCCGAGTTGGGGCGCACAAGAATATTCGACGGGACGATACTTTTTTTACCAACAAGATTGCCACAGATC AAAACTTGCTACGAGTCTGAACATCCGATGGACGGATCGCGAGTGAGCCTTGCCATTATTTACCAAAAGCAGCAGTCGATGAGCGAGAACGTTCAGTTTTTCAATGTTTTGTTCAATCGTGTGATGCGTGCGCTCAATCTAGTCCGCATTGGTCGACAAAATTTCAATCCAAGGGGCGCGTATAATCTGACTAAACATCGATTAGAAGTGTGGCCTGGTTACATCACCGCCGTAAATGAGTACGAGGGTGGCTTGAAACTGTGTTTAGATGCGAAACATCGGGTGATGCGGATGGAGACGGTGCGCGACTTGAT GGGTGATGTTCTTAAAGCAGGAAAGCCAAATACCGTGGATGACGCGATAAGAGAAATAGTGGGATTAAGCGTATTAACGAGATACAACAACAAGACGTATCGCATAGACGACATCGCGTGGGATAAGTCACCAAACTATGAATTCTCCAAGAACGGAGAGAACATGTCCCTGGTGCATTATTACAAGCAACAATGGGGCATTGACATCAAAGACATGGGCCAACCGCTGTTGGTACATCGTGCCAAAGTTAAAACATCGACTGGCGAG ACGGAGGAAAAAACGATACTTTTGGTACCAGAATTGTGCTACATTACGGGTATCACGGATAACATTCGCTCGAATCATCATATTATGAAAGATTTGAACGATGTTACGAAAATGTCGCCGAATCAACGTCGCGATGTGATCAGGAGGTTCGTAAAAGACGTAAAGGATAATCCAGTGACGCAACAGATATTATCAGAATGGGGTTTGCACTTGAGCGACGATATAGTTCGATTCCCTGGAAGACAACTCGGCTCTGAAATGATAATTTTCGGACGTAAAAAGACCTACCAGTCTGACAGACCTGGCGATTGGAGTAattttgcagtaaaaaatcCAGTATTGTATACC CCCAATCTAAACAAATGGCACATCTTGTACTGTGTGCGGGATCAAAAATGCGTAGCCGACTTTCTGCGGATGATGAAAACGATCTGTGGACCGATCGGAATGCAAATTAACAATCCACGAGAGATCATGTTAAAGGATGACAGGACCGACACGTACCTGCGAGAACTGCAAAAGAGTTTGGACGACGGTATTGAATTAGTAGTCGTCGTATTTCCGACCAATCGCACCGACAGATATTCCACGATCAAAAA ACTGTGTTGCGTACAAAAGGCCATGCCGTCGCAAGTCATTATTGCGAAAACAATCTCCAAACCTCAGAAACTGAAGAGCGTCACGGAAAAGATAGCGCTTCAAATCAATTGCAAATTGGGAGGTGCACTTTGGACCGTAAATCTGCCATTG AGAAATTGTATGGTGTGTGGCATAGACGTGTATCACGCCGGTGTAGGAACCGGGTTAAAGAAGAGTGTCGCGGGATTCGTCGCAAGTTTGGATACCCAGCTGACCAAGTGGCACAGTAGGGTATGCATACAAGCCTCTAGGCAAGAGCTGGTGGATATGCTGCAAATGTGCCTTGTTGCAGCTATTAATGCGTTCCACAAG CATAACGGATGCAATCCGGaccgtataattatatttcgtgACGGGGTCGGTGACGGTGACTTGGATTACGTCCACAAGTACGAGGTAAAACAGCTATTGCTGACCTTCGACCGCATCGCATCAAACTACAAGCCACAGCTCAGCGTGGTTGTCGTTCAGAAGCGTATCAATACGCGAGTGTTCATCGGAGGA GCGGGAGGCTTGGATAACGCCAAGGCGGGGACTATAATCGATTCCTGTGTAACGAGGCGGAACTACTACGATTTTTTCCTCGTGCCGCAGAGCGTGCGGCAGGGGACAGTGACGCCCACTCACTACGTCGTTATCCACGATTCGTCCAACATGGAGACTGATCACATGCAACGACTCACGTACAAACTTTGTCACCTCTATTACAATTGGCCCGGTACGATTCGCATACCCGCTCCTTGCCAATACGCGCACAAACTCGCGTACCTGGTTGGCCAAAATATCCAAGCTGAGCCACATCATTCCCTCTCGGATCTACTGTTTTACTTGTGA